GCAAACAGCGCTGGAACCGGTTTCGCGGGCATCCGGCCACCTGAAGACCCGCACGCCCGAATTGCAACAACGCCCGACCGCGCCATATCGTGCGCTATGACATGGCACGCGCAACCGCATATCGACTGGGTCCTGACCGAAGGGCGGTACATGCCGGACATCAACGCCATGTTTCAGGCCCTCGGCACGCGTCTGCACGAAGGTGGTGCACCGCTTCAGCGGGTCAGGTTCGCCATGCGCACCGTACATCCGCTGGTCACCGCCATCAGTACGATCTGGGACGCTGATCCCGACAACATCGTTGCGGTCCAGACAGCCCATGGCATGGAACAGCGCAGCGGCTATATCGGCAGCCCGCTTGCCACGATCAGAACCACGCAAGAGCCGCTGCGCCTGCGTCTGGATGGTCCGCTGGACACGGATGCGCACCGCGTCCTGCACGAGATGAAGGCCCAAGGCATCGTCGAATATTTTGGCCTGCCGATCACCTTCGCGCACGCGCCTATGGGTGGGGTCGTGGCCTATGGCACGGCACATCCCAAGGGGTTCACCGATCACGACATTGCCCAGATGACCCGCCTTGCCGATGCCTTGGCCCCGGTCATCGAATCCTATGCCCAGCACTACAAGGCCACCGCCATTGCCAAAAGCTATCTGGGTCCGCGCACGGGGCAACGGGTGCTGGACGGGCAAATCACCCGCGGCGACATCGAAACAATCGAGGCGGCAATCCTGTTCTCGGACATCCGCGGCTGGACGGCGCTGAATGCAACGGAACCACCGGACCAGGTGCTGGACATCGCCAACAGGTATTTCGAAGTCATGTCCGACGCCATCGACAACAATGGCGGAGAAATCCTCAAATTCCTGGGTGACGGGGTGCTGGCGCTGTTCCCCTCGGATGGCAGCCCGGACGGCAAGGTCGAAGCGTGCAGGCAGGCCATCAGCGCGGCGCATGCGGCGCTGGGGATCGCGGCACTGGCCGAATTGCAGGTCCCCTTCGGCACGGGCATTCACTATGGCGCGCTGCTTTATGGCAATGTCGGCGCGCGCGAACGGCTGGACTTCACCGTGTTGGGGCAATCGGTCAACATCGCATCGCGGGTCGAAGCCTTTTGCGGACGGCTGAACGAACCCGTCCTGATATCGGACCCGGTCGCCCGGATCGCCGGGCTGCCCACGCGCCGGGTCAGCACCGAGGTGCTAAAGGGGCTGGACACCCCCATGGACCTGCACGCACCCACAGCCATGTAAGCGTCATGCATCCGTTACGTCCTGGGTTCACCCTATACGCGTATTTTCAGCAGAGAGGGCAGGATTGTGCCAGGAACATCATTCACCGCCAAAGTGGACCGCGTCGTGGACGGCGACACCGTCCGCGTTTTTCTGAACGACGGGGACGACAAAAGCGAAAGCTTGCGGATCCTCAGCCTAGACAC
The DNA window shown above is from uncultured Tateyamaria sp. and carries:
- a CDS encoding adenylate/guanylate cyclase domain-containing protein, with the translated sequence MTWHAQPHIDWVLTEGRYMPDINAMFQALGTRLHEGGAPLQRVRFAMRTVHPLVTAISTIWDADPDNIVAVQTAHGMEQRSGYIGSPLATIRTTQEPLRLRLDGPLDTDAHRVLHEMKAQGIVEYFGLPITFAHAPMGGVVAYGTAHPKGFTDHDIAQMTRLADALAPVIESYAQHYKATAIAKSYLGPRTGQRVLDGQITRGDIETIEAAILFSDIRGWTALNATEPPDQVLDIANRYFEVMSDAIDNNGGEILKFLGDGVLALFPSDGSPDGKVEACRQAISAAHAALGIAALAELQVPFGTGIHYGALLYGNVGARERLDFTVLGQSVNIASRVEAFCGRLNEPVLISDPVARIAGLPTRRVSTEVLKGLDTPMDLHAPTAM